In Actinomycetota bacterium, one DNA window encodes the following:
- a CDS encoding decaprenyl-phosphate phosphoribosyltransferase: protein MIDPAQELVPEDVAVASPAIAPSPITAPAPAVLALERAAAPWPSTFRRTAAAVVRGARPKQWMKNVLVFAAPGAAGVLGHERVLVRTSVAFAAFCLVASATYLLNDVVDAETDRRHARKRSRPVASGELSPGAALAAAVAIGAAGLALGAAVGLPFLAALGVYVASSVSYSLWLKRVAVVEMGVVASGFIVRAVAGSLVASVHLSQWFLILTSFASLLVVAGKRFAEFRAGGSRTGATRATLVPYTVEFLRFVWMTGAAVAITAYCLWAFSRPQADLDFPWGKLSIVPFVLALLRYGLLLESGQGESPEDLLLADRALQVLALLWLGLFVCGVYLGP, encoded by the coding sequence ATGATCGATCCCGCCCAGGAGCTCGTCCCCGAGGACGTCGCCGTTGCGTCTCCCGCCATCGCGCCTTCCCCCATCACCGCCCCCGCTCCCGCCGTCTTGGCCCTCGAGCGAGCCGCCGCGCCGTGGCCGTCGACGTTTCGCCGGACGGCGGCCGCGGTGGTTCGGGGAGCCCGGCCGAAGCAGTGGATGAAGAACGTGCTGGTGTTCGCCGCGCCCGGCGCCGCCGGGGTCCTCGGCCACGAACGGGTGCTGGTCCGCACGTCGGTCGCGTTCGCCGCGTTCTGCCTGGTGGCCAGCGCGACCTATCTCCTGAACGACGTGGTGGACGCGGAGACCGACCGGCGCCACGCCCGGAAGCGGTCCCGGCCGGTGGCCTCGGGCGAGTTGTCGCCGGGGGCGGCCCTGGCCGCGGCGGTGGCGATCGGCGCGGCCGGCCTGGCGCTGGGTGCGGCGGTGGGGCTGCCGTTCCTGGCCGCCCTCGGCGTGTACGTGGCCTCGAGCGTGAGCTACTCGCTGTGGCTGAAGCGGGTGGCGGTCGTCGAGATGGGCGTGGTGGCGTCAGGGTTCATCGTCCGGGCGGTGGCCGGGAGCCTGGTCGCCTCGGTGCATCTCTCGCAGTGGTTCCTCATCCTGACGTCGTTCGCCTCGCTGCTGGTGGTGGCGGGCAAGCGCTTCGCGGAGTTCCGAGCCGGCGGCTCGCGGACCGGAGCGACCCGGGCCACGCTCGTGCCGTACACGGTGGAGTTCCTCCGGTTCGTGTGGATGACCGGCGCCGCGGTCGCGATCACCGCGTACTGCCTGTGGGCGTTCTCGCGGCCCCAGGCCGACCTGGACTTCCCGTGGGGCAAGCTCTCCATCGTCCCGTTCGTGCTCGCATTGCTGCGCTACGGCCTGCTCCTCGAATCGGGGCAGGGCGAATCGCCGGAAGACTTGCTGCTCGCCGACCGGGCGCTCCAGGTGCTGGCGCTGCTGTGGCTCGGGCTGTTCGTGTGCGGGGTCTACCTTGGGCCCTGA
- a CDS encoding MurT ligase domain-containing protein, translated as MHPSSAATPPFRLARPRPRVNAYQAGVIAAARVAARLSRVVGAGGGTSAPGILIERLAPGFVERRAAAFPSGAVVVSGTNGKTTTTAMIAGILEAEGERVVTNASGANLFRGVAAALATASPDATVGVFEVDEGALARVVRMVRPRVLVLTNVFRDQLDRFGEPETVAGLLREAAQQLPPGTSVVANADDPLLWEALGITPAERIGFGVDAPDGGDRPTIGGDPEICPRCGASLRYERRTFAHLGQARCDGCEWTSGPAALRARVSGAVRLGFMPLDLAGERFVLPLGGLHNAYNAAAAVAAARAMGIPPARSTAALEGFRPRFGRAEELQFGERTLWVVLMKNPAGADAIIQQVAAEPALGAVVVAVSDLAADGRDISWIWDAEFEWLAGLDVPVVAAGRRAPDVAVRLQYAGIEAAAVCVEPAEALAAAAAKSPADRPIATLATYTAMLDIRRAVLGSRAASVADVA; from the coding sequence ATGCATCCCAGTTCCGCGGCCACACCTCCGTTCCGCCTGGCCCGGCCCCGTCCTCGGGTCAACGCCTACCAGGCCGGCGTGATCGCCGCGGCCCGCGTGGCCGCGCGGCTGAGTCGGGTGGTGGGGGCCGGCGGCGGGACCAGCGCGCCGGGCATCCTGATCGAGCGGCTGGCCCCCGGGTTCGTCGAGCGGCGCGCGGCGGCGTTCCCGTCGGGCGCCGTGGTCGTGTCCGGGACCAACGGCAAGACGACCACCACCGCCATGATCGCGGGCATCCTGGAGGCCGAAGGCGAGCGCGTGGTCACCAACGCGAGCGGTGCGAACCTGTTCCGGGGCGTGGCCGCGGCCCTGGCCACGGCCTCCCCCGACGCGACCGTCGGGGTGTTCGAGGTCGACGAGGGCGCCCTGGCGCGCGTGGTCCGGATGGTCCGGCCCCGGGTCCTCGTGCTGACCAACGTCTTCCGGGACCAGCTGGACCGGTTCGGGGAACCGGAGACGGTGGCGGGGCTGCTGCGGGAGGCCGCCCAGCAGCTCCCCCCGGGCACATCGGTGGTGGCCAACGCCGACGATCCGCTGCTGTGGGAGGCCCTCGGCATCACCCCGGCCGAGCGCATCGGCTTCGGGGTCGACGCGCCGGACGGCGGCGACCGGCCCACCATCGGGGGCGACCCGGAGATCTGCCCGCGGTGCGGTGCCTCGCTCCGGTACGAGCGGCGGACGTTCGCCCACCTGGGGCAGGCCAGGTGCGACGGCTGCGAATGGACCTCAGGCCCTGCGGCGCTCCGAGCCCGGGTGAGCGGCGCGGTGCGGCTGGGGTTCATGCCCCTCGACCTGGCCGGGGAGCGGTTCGTCCTGCCGCTGGGCGGCCTGCACAACGCCTACAACGCCGCCGCCGCGGTGGCCGCCGCGCGGGCCATGGGCATCCCGCCGGCGCGCTCGACCGCCGCCCTGGAGGGGTTCCGCCCCCGGTTCGGGCGGGCCGAGGAGCTCCAGTTCGGCGAACGGACGCTGTGGGTCGTGCTGATGAAGAATCCCGCCGGGGCCGACGCGATCATCCAGCAGGTGGCCGCGGAGCCCGCCCTGGGCGCGGTGGTCGTGGCGGTGAGCGACCTCGCGGCGGACGGGCGCGACATCTCGTGGATCTGGGACGCGGAGTTCGAGTGGCTGGCCGGCCTCGACGTCCCCGTGGTGGCCGCCGGGCGGCGGGCCCCCGACGTCGCCGTGCGCCTCCAGTACGCCGGGATCGAGGCGGCCGCCGTGTGCGTCGAGCCGGCGGAGGCGCTGGCCGCGGCGGCGGCCAAGAGTCCGGCGGACCGGCCCATCGCCACGCTCGCGACGTACACCGCGATGCTCGACATCCGACGCGCCGTGCTGGGGTCCCGGGCCGCCAGCGTGGCGGACGTGGCCTGA
- a CDS encoding glutamine amidotransferase, with amino-acid sequence MSPDLRIAHLYPDLLRTYGDRGNLLALVRRSEWRGFSVEVEPVGRGDRMASGPDIVLIGGGTDRVQEAIGEDLLSRRAFLSGAAEEGTVVLGICGGYQLLGHRYVDAEGREIPGLGLLDAETRAGSPRIIGRVQAEATLWGRSFELFGFENHRGRTVLGQTATALAAVPRKQGNNGEDGTEGAVQGTIVGTYLHGPVLPANPELADAILERALSRATGGEPLAPLDDSAEREAHELARKLKR; translated from the coding sequence TTGAGCCCCGACCTCCGGATCGCCCACCTCTATCCGGACCTCCTGCGTACGTACGGAGACCGGGGAAACCTGCTCGCGCTGGTGCGGCGCTCGGAGTGGCGAGGATTCTCCGTGGAGGTCGAACCGGTGGGACGGGGCGACCGAATGGCCAGCGGGCCTGACATCGTTCTGATCGGGGGAGGCACGGACCGGGTGCAGGAGGCCATCGGGGAGGATCTGCTGTCGCGTCGCGCGTTCCTCTCCGGCGCCGCGGAGGAGGGGACTGTGGTGCTCGGCATCTGCGGCGGCTACCAGCTGCTCGGCCACCGGTACGTCGACGCGGAGGGCCGGGAGATCCCGGGGCTCGGCCTACTGGATGCGGAGACCCGCGCCGGGAGCCCGCGCATCATCGGCCGGGTGCAGGCCGAGGCCACGCTGTGGGGACGATCGTTCGAGCTGTTCGGCTTCGAGAACCACCGGGGCCGCACCGTTTTGGGCCAGACGGCCACGGCGCTGGCCGCCGTGCCGAGGAAGCAGGGGAACAACGGCGAGGACGGGACGGAGGGCGCGGTGCAGGGGACCATCGTGGGGACCTACCTGCACGGACCGGTGCTGCCCGCCAACCCCGAGCTGGCGGACGCCATCCTGGAGCGGGCCCTTTCCAGGGCGACCGGCGGCGAGCCCCTGGCCCCGTTGGACGACTCCGCGGAGCGGGAAGCGCACGAGCTGGCACGTAAGCTGAAGCGGTGA